TGTCCAAGTAGATATTTTATTCAATAGTACGCGGATGGCTTTGGGAAATCCTGAGGTCTGGCGTGAAGGACACCGGATGTTTCTGGATTTGCAGTTTCTAAATTTAGTAGATATTCAGACAAATGCGCGTGCACCATCGATAACCCTGACAGATGAAGTCGTTGAAAGAGTTCGTCAGGCTGACCCATTCCCATCGACCTTCAGCAGAGCAACTCCGGACCCTCCTGCCGAAGAAATGGTGGAGTTGGATAAAATTCCTGTACAGGTCGCAGCCGAAATGGAATTAGGTTCTGCGATTCCGGATCAGGATTGGTCTTCAACCTTGATTGGCTTATTGATAGCGCTGTTCTTGATTTTGGCTCTCATTTATGGGCTGGCTTGGGCCTATGGAAAATTTCTATCAGGAAAATTTCCGATGTTGGAAAATCAAGTCAACACCCGGCAAGTTTCTGTTTTCCACTTGGGCCCAAAGCAAAAAGTAATCGTACTTGAGATTAGGAAACAACTGTTCGCTTGTGGAGTCACACCCCAAAGTATTAACTTCCTTGCGAAACTAGACAATGAGCGCGACCAAACTTATCTAAATGCTCTTGATCTCGATGGAGGTCAGGTAAACATTGATCATGCGCGATTGGACTTTTTGAAGACTTTAGAGAAAGCTCGCCAGCGTGCAAATGCAAATGAAGTAGAACAGGTCATTCAAGAGACTGGAGAAAAATTCGCCCAAGATTGGGGAACGAAGACGGAAGTAACCAAAACCAAAGATATTCCTGAAAGTGAAGCAAAGGTAAAGGTAGTCGAGTGGACCAATCCACGAGTCGTTCGTTCGAATGTTTATGCACCCATTGACGCCGGTTTTCCGGTGAGAACAGTCGACCTAGAGGGTTCAACCATGGAGGGGTTTGCAGGGAAATTAACCTCTAGGCTGAAGACTCTGAAACCAATTCGATAATTCCTCATTTTGACACCATTGAAGCGAAACTTCTGGTGGGCCTGCATTCTGATTCCTTTTCTTTTATTCGAAATTGGAACCTTACAAGCGCAGTCGCCTATCCCCGGAATCAGCATAAGTGTTGATCAAGCAGATACTCCCTCGCAGGTAGCCACGACACTGCAGATCGTATTTCTGCTTACTCTGCTGACATTAGCTCCAGCATTGTTGATCATGACAACTTCTTTCACTCGGTTTGTCATAGTCTTCTCTTTTCTAAGACAAGCGCTAGGAACTCCTCAGACTCCATCAAACCAAATTGTTGTTGGGCTAGCTCTCTTCCTAACAATTTTTGTTATGATGCCCGTCTATCAGGATATTAATGAGAATGCACTCCAACCTTACTTGGACAATCGAATTACTCAGGAAATCTTTCTTGAAAGGACATCGATTCCGGTAAAACGCTTCATGCAGCAGTACACTCGTGAGAAAGATCTCGCTCTCTTCATGAAAATCTCAAATCTTCCCAGACCTCGAACAATTGATGATGTTCCAGTTTGGGTCGTCATTCCTGCATTTGTATTGAGTGAATTGAAGACTGCATTTCAGATTGGATTTGTGATTTACATACCCTTTTTGGTGATTGACATGGTGGTTGCCTCGGTCTTGATGGCCATGGGTATGATGATGTTGCCACCAATCATGATATCATTGCCGTTCAAATTGATGTTGTTTGTTTTGGTCGATGGATGGCATCTGCTAGTTGGTTCTATGGTCAAAAGCTTTGTTCCCATTTAGGTATTTCTGATGACAGAAGCAGTTGTTGTTTCCCTGATGAACGAAGCAATGCGAATGACGGCCTTGCTTTCCGCACCTTTGTTGCTGGGCGCTCTGGTAGTAGGTTTGATCATTTCCATCTTCCAGGCTGTTACGCAAATTCAGGAGCAAACACTGGCTATCATTCCAAAGATGGCAGCCATTCTATTGATCTTCGCCCTGCTGTTTCCTTGGATGCTTTCTCAAGCAACAGCGTATATGAACGCACTTTTTTCAAACTTTCCTACCTTCCTTGGCCTCTAAGGACAATTCCACCTCTTCGCTACGGCAAGCCCGTAACTGGATCAGGAATAAAATTCTTTTTCCAACAGTAGATGATGAGAGTTATCGAAAAAGTCTAAAAGACATTCGAGAGAGACTACCAGTTCCCGTCATCTGGCTCTTGGGCAAGACCCAATCTGGTAAAACATCTATCATTCAAGCTTTGACAGGTCACCCTCGGGCAGAGATAGGAAACGGTTTTCAACCATGTACAAGGACCTCTTCACTGTTTTCATTTCCAAGTGAACAAACCCCCATTGTCCATTTCCTTGACACCCGTGGCTTGGGTGAAATAGGGTATGATCCTAAGGAAGATCTACAATTGTTCCTCCGAGGATCACACCTTTTAATTGTGGTAGTAAAGG
The sequence above is drawn from the SAR324 cluster bacterium genome and encodes:
- the fliP gene encoding flagellar type III secretion system pore protein FliP (The bacterial flagellar biogenesis protein FliP forms a type III secretion system (T3SS)-type pore required for flagellar assembly.) — protein: MLIPFLLFEIGTLQAQSPIPGISISVDQADTPSQVATTLQIVFLLTLLTLAPALLIMTTSFTRFVIVFSFLRQALGTPQTPSNQIVVGLALFLTIFVMMPVYQDINENALQPYLDNRITQEIFLERTSIPVKRFMQQYTREKDLALFMKISNLPRPRTIDDVPVWVVIPAFVLSELKTAFQIGFVIYIPFLVIDMVVASVLMAMGMMMLPPIMISLPFKLMLFVLVDGWHLLVGSMVKSFVPI
- a CDS encoding flagellar biosynthetic protein FliO, translating into MTSLLSELLTLLARMIVLPHSDKRITNRFRTWSILFGTLLSVLAILPKLQAAPYTLQEIKLASLYQAEQISLQFDGAYPDEPIVNFEPGALSVRLVGTKMAGGLVTELNPPNESLIRNVLVSQPAMAEFVQVDILFNSTRMALGNPEVWREGHRMFLDLQFLNLVDIQTNARAPSITLTDEVVERVRQADPFPSTFSRATPDPPAEEMVELDKIPVQVAAEMELGSAIPDQDWSSTLIGLLIALFLILALIYGLAWAYGKFLSGKFPMLENQVNTRQVSVFHLGPKQKVIVLEIRKQLFACGVTPQSINFLAKLDNERDQTYLNALDLDGGQVNIDHARLDFLKTLEKARQRANANEVEQVIQETGEKFAQDWGTKTEVTKTKDIPESEAKVKVVEWTNPRVVRSNVYAPIDAGFPVRTVDLEGSTMEGFAGKLTSRLKTLKPIR
- the fliQ gene encoding flagellar biosynthesis protein FliQ, which gives rise to MTEAVVVSLMNEAMRMTALLSAPLLLGALVVGLIISIFQAVTQIQEQTLAIIPKMAAILLIFALLFPWMLSQATAYMNALFSNFPTFLGL